In Pseudobacter ginsenosidimutans, the following are encoded in one genomic region:
- a CDS encoding methyltransferase RsmF C-terminal domain-like protein, with translation MPWLNQDAGIQLWKQQEQLLAFPALLEQELLVVADNLYVRHAGITVGKLAGQQLVPDHSLAMSTLLHPSTVAVSLKKEDALQYLRKEQVILSDAPTGWALVKYENLPLGWVKVLPNRVNNYYPSNWRILKSGSN, from the coding sequence ATGCCCTGGCTGAATCAGGACGCGGGCATTCAGCTGTGGAAACAACAGGAACAATTGCTGGCATTCCCTGCATTATTGGAACAGGAATTGCTGGTGGTTGCTGACAATTTATACGTGCGTCATGCCGGGATCACCGTTGGAAAACTGGCCGGGCAGCAACTGGTGCCCGATCATTCGCTGGCGATGAGCACACTGCTGCATCCTTCAACTGTTGCGGTATCGTTAAAAAAGGAGGATGCCCTGCAATATTTGAGAAAGGAACAAGTTATTTTATCGGACGCTCCCACTGGATGGGCATTGGTGAAATATGAAAATCTGCCATTGGGCTGGGTGAAGGTCCTGCCCAACAGGGTAAACAATTATTATCCTTCCAACTGGCGGATCCTGAAAAGCGGAAGCAATTAA